In a genomic window of Corynebacterium lizhenjunii:
- a CDS encoding glycoside hydrolase family 25 protein: MIRSVFATRRLGAAATALVAAAALSLSTVQPAAQALNIAAPSGVDVSSNQHLTTAGINWDAVKSDGHSYAFVKATEGEGWTNEHYLADARAALNAGLKVGAYHYARPAGDPLAQARDFAAQIARVPGMQLPPVLDLEVAEGRSPQELIAWTRAFTTELQLRTGRTPMIYTYRYFWTDHMANTTQFSEFPLWLAAYQNQAPAPVGGWKKLAFWQRSDSGRVNGITGPVDLNLFNGNAAQLEAFAAGNHFDFGGMLEGLVIPGVDLSGDARAAIAGILALAAGAAVAPGLTDVNLPGGNELTQIAQALIDNDALPVRELERMARNGASLSDLAMLLDNAAHVSNTDVTDGAGGAGATGPLDGANAGAAAASLTNAANAAKGLNLGGINASEVAGTLTRLFQR; this comes from the coding sequence ATGATTCGCTCTGTCTTTGCCACCCGCCGCCTGGGGGCAGCCGCCACCGCTCTGGTCGCAGCAGCCGCCCTGAGCCTTAGCACGGTACAGCCCGCTGCCCAGGCGCTCAACATCGCCGCACCATCTGGCGTGGATGTCTCCTCCAACCAGCACCTGACCACCGCGGGCATTAATTGGGACGCGGTGAAGTCCGACGGCCACTCTTATGCCTTTGTCAAGGCCACGGAAGGCGAGGGCTGGACTAACGAGCACTATCTTGCCGATGCCCGCGCTGCCCTCAACGCCGGGCTCAAAGTTGGGGCCTATCACTACGCCCGCCCGGCAGGGGATCCGCTGGCGCAAGCCCGCGACTTTGCTGCCCAGATTGCTCGGGTGCCGGGCATGCAGCTGCCGCCCGTGCTGGATTTGGAAGTAGCAGAAGGGCGCTCGCCGCAAGAGCTCATCGCCTGGACGCGCGCATTTACCACTGAGCTGCAACTTCGCACCGGGCGTACCCCCATGATCTACACCTACCGGTACTTCTGGACCGACCACATGGCCAACACCACGCAGTTCTCTGAGTTCCCCTTGTGGCTGGCGGCTTACCAGAACCAGGCCCCGGCGCCGGTCGGTGGCTGGAAGAAGTTGGCATTTTGGCAGCGCTCTGACTCCGGGCGGGTTAATGGCATTACCGGCCCGGTGGATTTGAACCTGTTTAACGGCAATGCCGCGCAGCTAGAGGCATTCGCTGCCGGTAATCACTTCGACTTCGGCGGCATGCTCGAAGGCCTGGTCATCCCTGGCGTGGACCTGTCTGGCGATGCCCGCGCGGCCATCGCCGGCATCCTGGCCCTGGCCGCCGGTGCTGCGGTGGCCCCGGGGCTTACCGACGTCAATTTGCCCGGTGGCAATGAATTGACCCAGATTGCCCAGGCGCTGATTGACAATGACGCTCTTCCGGTACGGGAACTCGAGCGCATGGCGCGCAACGGCGCTAGCTTGTCTGACCTGGCCATGCTGCTGGACAACGCCGCGCATGTGAGCAACACGGACGTCACCGATGGCGCTGGTGGGGCAGGGGCCACCGGTCCCTTGGACGGCGCAAACGCGGGCGCTGCCGCAGCGAGTCTCACGAACGCGGCCAATGCTGCCAAGGGGCTGAACCTCGGTGGTATCAATGCTAGCGAGGTCGCTGGAACGCTTACCCGTCTGTTTCAGCGCTAA
- a CDS encoding spermidine synthase yields MGRKRAGSRANAGPVGTYEISTGTLEVEADPFRDGAYVLNINGVPSSHIVPGQPRELEFEYMRWIAAAVEQLAPGRRLVHLGGGGCSLPRYFADIWPDSHNTVVELDSRLGELVRELFDIPKAPRVKIRAGEARTVTEGFPPGRCEVIIRDVFAGNTTPRPLTTVEFFRHAHTALTPGGLYVANCGDHSDLQGAKAELAGLAEVYANVAVIADPPMLKGRRYGNIILLASDGELPAEGTAAAGGIGKLLLSGAVPAHYKDPIWTRAFYSGASPRRDAAGPD; encoded by the coding sequence ATGGGTAGAAAGCGCGCAGGTTCTAGGGCTAACGCCGGCCCCGTGGGCACCTATGAAATCTCCACGGGCACGTTGGAAGTCGAAGCCGACCCGTTTCGCGATGGCGCTTACGTCCTCAACATCAATGGTGTGCCGTCTTCGCACATCGTGCCAGGACAACCACGCGAGTTGGAATTTGAATACATGCGGTGGATCGCCGCAGCTGTCGAGCAGCTCGCGCCCGGGCGGCGCCTAGTCCACCTAGGCGGTGGCGGATGCAGCCTGCCACGCTACTTCGCCGACATCTGGCCGGACTCACACAACACCGTTGTCGAGCTTGATTCCCGCTTAGGCGAGCTGGTCCGAGAGCTCTTCGACATCCCCAAAGCACCCCGGGTAAAAATCCGGGCTGGCGAAGCTCGCACTGTCACCGAAGGTTTTCCGCCGGGACGTTGCGAGGTAATCATTCGAGACGTCTTTGCAGGCAACACCACTCCTCGCCCGCTAACCACCGTGGAGTTCTTCCGCCACGCGCACACAGCACTGACCCCCGGCGGACTATACGTTGCCAATTGCGGCGACCACTCCGACCTGCAGGGTGCAAAAGCGGAGCTGGCCGGTCTGGCGGAGGTATATGCAAACGTCGCTGTCATCGCAGACCCGCCCATGCTCAAGGGTCGCCGCTACGGCAACATCATCCTCCTGGCCAGTGACGGGGAGCTGCCGGCGGAGGGGACGGCGGCGGCAGGGGGCATCGGCAAGCTATTGCTCTCCGGCGCGGTACCAGCACACTACAAAGACCCGATTTGGACGCGAGCATTCTATAGCGGTGCTAGCCCGCGCCGCGACGCCGCTGGACCGGACTAG